The sequence below is a genomic window from Chryseobacterium foetidum.
AGATGCTTATTAATTTTAATAAAATCTTTTACTTCAGTAAGCTCCATCCTTTGATAATCGGGCTTCAAAGCAGAATATCCATCAAAATATTTTTGAAAAACATAGTCTGGCGTGATGGTTCCCGATGCCAGAATATTCCCGATAACGTGCAGTTTTTGCGATGGATTATTTGTGCCAATACCCAAATTCCCTGTGTCTTTTGCAAACCTGGCCCATTCTGTATAATTTGTTGGCGAAGTATATTTCCCAAAAGAAATATGACCGGGAACACCAGATTTTCCCGATGTGTAAATCCTTGTACCTGGGGAACTTGCCGATCCTGAAGTCGGAAAATATCCACTTTGTGTTAATCCGTACTTCTCCCCATTGGTATCATCGAAAACCTTACCCACTCCATAATGAGAATCAGGCTGAAACTGTATAAAGCCATCCACATTTAATTTTGCCAGCTCATCTACTCCGCCAATGCCCACGTGTGCAGAGCCTTCAAAATTCAGATATTTGTCGCCCATAGTTACCGTTCGATCATCAGTGAGAGTTCCGTCGTTAGTATAAATATTAGTGTTGTTAAGCGAAATCGCATTACTGTTCACACCATTGATTGTAGTCGTCAATTGATTGGATGCAGAAAGGGCGTGACTCACAGATTTTACAAGATTGATGCTGTTGCCACTGACACCATTTACCGTCGTCGTCAAAGTATTGCTGTTTGTTGCGGAAGTATTGGAAACCGTATTCACAGCATTGGTTGTGGAAGAAATCCCGTTGACTGTAGATGTAATAGTGTTGATGGGATTTGAAATTACATTCGTTGTCGTTCCAGCCCCAGTTGAAGATTGGAAGGCAACCCATTTTCCTAAAACCGCATCGTAATAATAGTATCCCGCTTTGGTGACCTCTGCTGTTTTTGCCGTTGTGGGAGAAGCTGCGGAAGTAGCAAATACAAAAGTCGCATTTTGGGCACTTCCGTAAATATTATCTTTAGCTTTTAACTCATTTCCGGTTAATCTTGGTGCGATAATTCCGTCAACCTTTAGGAGATCGGAAGGTTTTGCGACCACATCTAACGTTGCTTTGGGCTCGGATGTATCAATTCCCACCTGTGAAAATAGGATAATGAAGTTTAGACTTAGTACAGTAATAAATATTTTTTTCATAATTTTGTTTAAGTCGCAAATTTCCTACAATCAACCGCTCAGAACGTTGCAATAATCATATTGAAAATTGCAAATTTTAAAGATTTAGAATTGCACTTCAGAACATCAGTGTTCTAAATTTTCCCTATTTTTGTGAAAATATATTTCTATTAAATGTCAAGAATTCTTACCGGCATACAAGCCACCGGAACGCCGCACCTTGGTAATCTTTTAGGTGCTATTATTCCTGCAATTGAGCTTTCAAAGCAAGCAGGAAACGAGTCATTTTTATTTATTGCGAATCTTCATTCGCTGACGCAGATTAAAGATGCAAAAGAATTAAAAAACAACACCTACGAAATTGCCGCAGCGTGGCTTGCCTGCGGATTGGATACTGAAAAAACATTCTTTTACAGACAGAGCGACATCCCTGAAACCTGTGAACTTTCCTGGCATTTATCCTGTTTTTTTCCTTATCAGAGATTAACGTTAGCACATTCATTTAAAGATAAAGCAGACCGTTTGCAGGATGTAAATGCAGGTTTGTTTACCTATCCGATTCTGATGGCTGCAGATATTTTACTTTACAACGCGGAAATTGTTCCTGTAGGAAAAGATCAGCTTCAACATTTGGAAATTGCCCGTGATGTGGCTTCAAGATTCAACAATCAGATGGGTGAAGTTTTGGTTTTGCCTCAGGCTGAACTGCAGGAAGACACCAAATACGTTCCAGGAGTTGACGGACACAAAATGTCTAAATCCAGAGGGAACATCATCAATATTTTCTTACCTGAAAAAGAACTGAAAAAACAGGTGATGAGCATCGAAAGTGATTCTAAATCTTTAGAAGAACCAAAAGATCCGTCTACAGATAAAACTTTTGCGATTTATGAATTAATCGCAACGCCTGAACAAACCGAAGAATTAAGAGCTAAATATCTAGCCGGAAATTTTGGTTATGGTCATGCTAAAAAAGAGCTTTTGGATTTAATTTTAACAAGATTTGAAAAAGAAAGAGAGTTATTTTCTTACTACATGAACAATCTTGATGAACTGGAAGCCAAACTTCAGGAAGGAGCGGCAAAAACGAGAGTGATTGCTACTGAAACGATTAAAAGAGTGAGAGAGAGTTTGGGAATTTAATTCCAAAACATTTCTATTGAATACAGTTTCGGCGACAACTTAATGTCGCCGAATTTTTTATAAATAATCCTTTATCTGTAAAAGATGTTCAATAACTTTCAAATTTTCCTGCTGTGGATTTTCCTTTAAAACATCAAAGAAAATAACGTCCATACCAAATTGCTGAGCTCCAACTACATCAGCAATCCAGTCGTCGCCAATCAGAATACTTTCTTCGGTTTTAGCATTGGCAAGTCCGAGAGAATATTCAAAAATCTCACGGTTGGGTTTTCTTACGCCCACAGAATCTGCGCTGGTAATGGTTTGAAAATAATGATCAATTCCGGAAAGAATACATTTTCTCTCAGTCACTTCCTGAAAGCCGTTTGAAATGATGTGAAGGGTGTAATTTTTAGCTTTTAAATATTCCAAAATAACATCGGCACTTTCTACAAGATGATTGAAATTTAAAATTTTATCTAAAAAATGTTCTTCAAAGTACATTGATAATTCCAAATCATCAATTCCGAAATGATTGAATGTATCGTAAAATCTGTGCTTTCTCAAATATTCCTTATCAATTTCACCATCTCTGATCTGCTCCCAAAGTCTTTCGTTGATTTCATGATAGACAGAATGAAATGCTTCAAAATCAATGTCATATTTCAAAGTGATTTCTTCTTTTTCGAAAAGGCTTTTGATGGTTAAATAAGCGTTTTTGCGGTGATCCCAAAGGGTATTGTCGAGGTCAAAAAAAATGTGCTGAATTTTCATACAGCACAAATTTACTAATTTTAATTTTTTGAAAGGTGGATGTGTGCATCCTTCACTTTAATTACTTCAAGACTTTTTGAGAAATTAAGCAAAAAATCAACAGTTTGCTTTTTTGGTTTCAAACTTTTGGATTTTAAAGAATCGTTATTTTTCATAGGCGAAAATTATTGTTTCCTTAAAAACGAAAATTGTTCCAAAATATTATCTTGTAAGAATAATATTCTTTTCTTCCATTATTTTTCTGAGATTAATCAACGCATAACGCACTCTTCCAAGTGTTGTATTGATGCTCATATTGGTATGTTCAGCGATTTCTTTGAAGCTTAAACCATCAAAAAATCTCAGTTTAATCACTTCCTGCTGATTCTCCGGCAGAAACTGTAGCATTTTAATCAAATCTTGCTGAATCTGAAGGCTTACCAACTGATCTTCAATATTTTCTGAAGGTTCTCTGATAAGATCAAATATTGAAAATTCATCATTATCAAAAGTGGTTTCAGATACTTTTACATTTTTTGCTCTTGCACGAAAATGGTCGATAATTAAATTCTGTGCAATTCTTTTTGCCCAAAGAATGAATTTTCCTTCTTCATTGTAACGCCCTTCCTTCAGCATCACAATAATTTTCATAAAAGTATCCTGAAAGATATCGTTGGCAAGATCTTCATCATTAATCTTGTAAAGAATAAATGTGAAAAGATCACGCTGATGTCTGTAGATAAGGGTAGATAATGCTTCTTCGTTGCCGGTCTGATAAAGGGTAATCAGGTTGCTATCTGTAGGTTTCATAACTTTTCTCTTCTCTATAATTATTATTCTGCAAAACAGCTTTCGCCAGAAAAAATCTGGTTTTGTATACGGATGTTTTGCAATTTCAGAGTAAAGTCTTTTCTATAGCATTGAATTATGCTGTAAATATAAATAAATTTTTAATAAATGTTAAACTTTTAACAATTAACATTAAAAAAAATTAAACATATCTACTTAAACATATCATAAATAGCCACCGTTGGTATATTTAGTGTGAAATTAATATTTAAACCCTTCAATTCTTTGCCGTTCAGTTTAGAATCTGCAACCGGAAAAGCATAACCTCCCGTCAAATCAACAATTCCAAATAAACTGAATCCTACTTTCGGAGCAACATATTTATTGGTTCCTTCTGCTCCTAAAATAAAGTAATAAGAATGATAAAAATCTACATCTTTCTGGAAATTTAAAAGTACATCAGCCTGCAGTTTCGGCATTATGGCAAACTGAGAATTGGTCGATCCCATCAATGCAGAAGCGCCCAGTCTGTAAATCACATCATCAGTCTTAAGAAACATCAGCTTCCCTCCTACTTCCCCAAAACTTTGATTCTGATAGACATACCCCACACTGACAA
It includes:
- a CDS encoding YjjG family noncanonical pyrimidine nucleotidase, coding for MKIQHIFFDLDNTLWDHRKNAYLTIKSLFEKEEITLKYDIDFEAFHSVYHEINERLWEQIRDGEIDKEYLRKHRFYDTFNHFGIDDLELSMYFEEHFLDKILNFNHLVESADVILEYLKAKNYTLHIISNGFQEVTERKCILSGIDHYFQTITSADSVGVRKPNREIFEYSLGLANAKTEESILIGDDWIADVVGAQQFGMDVIFFDVLKENPQQENLKVIEHLLQIKDYL
- a CDS encoding RNA polymerase sigma factor, with the protein product MKPTDSNLITLYQTGNEEALSTLIYRHQRDLFTFILYKINDEDLANDIFQDTFMKIIVMLKEGRYNEEGKFILWAKRIAQNLIIDHFRARAKNVKVSETTFDNDEFSIFDLIREPSENIEDQLVSLQIQQDLIKMLQFLPENQQEVIKLRFFDGLSFKEIAEHTNMSINTTLGRVRYALINLRKIMEEKNIILTR
- the trpS gene encoding tryptophan--tRNA ligase, producing the protein MSRILTGIQATGTPHLGNLLGAIIPAIELSKQAGNESFLFIANLHSLTQIKDAKELKNNTYEIAAAWLACGLDTEKTFFYRQSDIPETCELSWHLSCFFPYQRLTLAHSFKDKADRLQDVNAGLFTYPILMAADILLYNAEIVPVGKDQLQHLEIARDVASRFNNQMGEVLVLPQAELQEDTKYVPGVDGHKMSKSRGNIINIFLPEKELKKQVMSIESDSKSLEEPKDPSTDKTFAIYELIATPEQTEELRAKYLAGNFGYGHAKKELLDLILTRFEKERELFSYYMNNLDELEAKLQEGAAKTRVIATETIKRVRESLGI